The Arachis hypogaea cultivar Tifrunner chromosome 16, arahy.Tifrunner.gnm2.J5K5, whole genome shotgun sequence genome contains a region encoding:
- the LOC112758183 gene encoding PRA1 family protein F3 has product MSSAAPNYTSLPSPSSSNSAAPYFVSRAATSPRRTFPTRRPWEEVFALYSFTRPISVGEATLRVKRNVDHFRLNYAMIILFILFLSLLWHPFSIIVFLVALAAWFFLYFFRDRPVELFGRVIDDRALAAVLAVVTVVAVSLTGVWLNVLVSVLVGVAVVVLHAAFRSTEDLYVDETDGYDGGGLLSFVGSPTKRTTTTTTGYNVI; this is encoded by the coding sequence ATGTCTTCCGCAGCACCCAATTACACCTCACTTCCATCGCCATCTTCATCCAACTCCGCCGCTCCTTATTTCGTCTCACGCGCCGCGACCTCACCGCGACGTACCTTCCCCACGCGCCGCCCATGGGAGGAGGTGTTCGCGCTCTACTCCTTCACGCGCCCCATTTCCGTGGGCGAGGCCACACTGCGCGTGAAGCGCAACGTCGACCACTTCCGCCTCAACTACGCCATGATCATTCTCTTCATCCTCTTCCTCAGCCTCCTATGGCACCCTTTCTCCATAATCGTGTTCCTCGTGGCCCTCGCCGCGTGGTTCTTCCTCTACTTCTTCAGGGACAGGCCGGTGGAGCTTTTTGGCCGCGTGATCGACGATAGGGCGTTGGCGGCGGTGCTCGCGGTGGTTACCGTGGTGGCGGTGTCACTCACAGGGGTGTGGCTGAACGTGCTTGTGTCCGTACTGGTTGGGGTTGCGGTGGTTGTGTTGCACGCGGCGTTCAGGAGCACCGAGGATTTGTATGTTGATGAAACCGACGGCTACGACGGTGGAGGCTTGCTTTCGTTTGTTGGAAGCCCAACTAAGAgaacaaccacaaccaccacaggCTACAATGTAATTTAG
- the LOC112754875 gene encoding probable WRKY transcription factor 21, translating into MEEVEEANRAAVESCHRVLTVLSQPQDQVHYRNLMVETGEAVVRFKKVVSLLSNSLGHARVRKHKKLQVPFSQSILLDSPICTRKKHQSKYLKFPQADFHDNSAQELGLTVGKSLSLVAKPALELSSNGNGNGKSPLQLAQQLSSTHYHILQQQQQQQRALLLHHQQQQQQMKHQAEIMYRRNNINNSNNCSSNNNSVINLNFDNSSSCTPTMSSTRSFISSLSIDGSVANVEGSAFHLIGAARSSDQNSQQHKRKCSARGDEASGGKCHCSKKRKHRVKRSIKVPAISNKLADIPPDDYSWRKYGQKPIKGSPHPRGYYKCSSMRGCPARKHVERCLEEPSMLIVTYEGEHNHPKLSTQSANA; encoded by the exons ATGGAGGAAGTTGAAGAAGCTAACAGAGCTGCTGTTGAGAGCTGCCATAGAGTTTTAACAGTGTTGTCTCAGCCTCAGGATCAAGTTCATTATAGGAATTTAATGGTAGAAACTGGTGAAGCTGTGGTGAGGTTCAAGAAAGTTGTTTCCTTGCTTAGTAATAGTTTGGGTCATGCAAGAGTTAGGAAGCATAAGAAGCTTCAAGTACCATTTTCTCAAAGCATCCTCTTGGATAGCCCAATTTGCACAAGAAAAAAGCATCAATCTAAGTACTTGAAATTTCCTCAGGCTGATTTTCATGATAATTCAGCTCAGGAACTGGGTTTAACAGTAGGGAAATCGCTAAGTCTGGTTGCGAAACCGGCCTTGGAATTGAGCTCCAATGGCAATGGGAATGGGAAGAGTCCTCTTCAACTTGCTCAACAACTCTCATCAACACACTATCATATTcttcagcagcagcagcaacaacaaagggcattgctgctgcatcatcagcagcagcagcaacaaatGAAACATCAAGCCGAAATTATGTACAGAAGGAACAACATTAACAATAGCAATAActgcagcagcaacaacaacagtgtcataaatctgaattttgataaTAGCTCTAGCTGCACACCAACAATGTCGTCTACTAGGTCTTTTATTTCTTCCCTTAGCATAGACGGGAGCGTGGCGAACGTGGAAGGAAGCGCCTTCCATCTAATCGGAGCTGCGCGCTCTTCTGATCAGAATTCCCAACAGCACAAGAGAAAATGTTCTGCTAGAGGCGACGAGGCGAGCGGTGGCAAATGCCATTGCTCAAAGAAGAG GAAACATAGAGTGAAGAGATCAATCAAGGTGCCTGCTATCAGCAACAAACTTGCAGATATCCCTCCTGATGATTATTCGTGGAGGAAGTACGGGCAGAAGCCCATCAAGGGGTCTCCACACCCCAG GGGTTATTATAAGTGCAGCAGCATGAGAGGGTGCCCTGCTAGGAAGCATGTTGAGAGGTGCTTGGAAGAGCCTTCAATGCTAATAGTTACCTATGAAGGGGAGCACAACCACCCTAAATTATCAACACAATCTGCAAACGCATGA